A stretch of Desulfuromonas acetexigens DNA encodes these proteins:
- a CDS encoding cold-shock protein — protein MAEGTVKWFNDAKGFGFIQQDNGPDVFAHFSAISGDGFKSLAEGQRVQFDVIEGQKGPQAANIVKI, from the coding sequence ATGGCAGAAGGAACGGTCAAGTGGTTTAACGACGCAAAAGGGTTTGGTTTCATTCAGCAAGATAACGGCCCCGACGTATTCGCCCATTTCTCGGCGATCAGCGGCGATGGCTTCAAATCCCTGGCCGAGGGTCAGCGGGTCCAGTTTGACGTGATCGAAGGCCAGAAAGGTCCGCAGGCCGCCAACATCGTCAAAATCTGA